In one Pseudomonas fitomaticsae genomic region, the following are encoded:
- the flgC gene encoding flagellar basal body rod protein FlgC, with translation MSLSSVFNIAGSGMSAQTTRLNTVASNIANAETVSSSIDQTYRARHPVFATMFQGGQSGGSNSLFQNQDAAGQGVQVLGVVEDQSNLEARYEPNHPAADAKGYVYYPNVNVVEEMADMISASRSFQTNAEMMNTAKTMMQKVLTLGQ, from the coding sequence ATGTCCCTGTCCAGCGTTTTCAACATTGCCGGCAGCGGCATGAGCGCCCAGACCACCCGCCTCAATACCGTGGCCTCGAACATCGCCAACGCCGAGACCGTCTCGTCGAGCATCGACCAGACCTACCGTGCCCGTCACCCGGTGTTCGCCACCATGTTCCAGGGCGGCCAGAGCGGCGGCAGCAATTCGCTGTTCCAGAACCAGGACGCGGCCGGTCAGGGCGTGCAGGTGCTCGGCGTGGTCGAGGACCAGAGCAACCTCGAAGCGCGCTACGAGCCGAACCATCCGGCGGCCGACGCCAAGGGCTACGTCTACTACCCGAACGTCAACGTGGTGGAAGAAATGGCTGACATGATTTCCGCGAGCCGGTCGTTCCAGACCAACGCCGAAATGATGAACACCGCCAAGACCATGATGCAGAAAGTACTGACCCTCGGTCAGTAA
- the flgB gene encoding flagellar basal body rod protein FlgB → MSISFDKALGIHEKALGFRAQRAEVLANNIANADTPNYKARDLEFSKVLEAQSQKNANGTIALNMTNSRHIEAEGLGNGDESLMYRTPMQPSIDQNTVDAQLEQSNYAENAVGFQASFTLLNSKFKGLVSALRGE, encoded by the coding sequence ATGAGCATCAGCTTCGATAAAGCGCTCGGCATTCACGAAAAGGCTCTGGGCTTCCGCGCCCAGCGTGCCGAAGTGCTGGCCAACAACATCGCCAACGCCGACACCCCGAACTACAAGGCGCGGGATCTGGAGTTCTCCAAAGTGCTCGAAGCACAGAGCCAGAAGAACGCCAACGGCACCATCGCCCTGAACATGACCAACAGCCGCCACATCGAAGCTGAAGGCCTGGGCAATGGCGACGAGTCGCTGATGTATCGCACGCCGATGCAGCCGTCGATCGACCAGAACACCGTGGACGCCCAACTGGAACAGTCGAACTACGCGGAAAACGCCGTCGGCTTCCAGGCCAGCTTCACCCTGCTCAACAGCAAATTCAAAGGGCTGGTGTCAGCCCTGCGCGGAGAGTAA
- the cheR gene encoding protein-glutamate O-methyltransferase CheR, which yields MSTGNLDFEQFRVFLEKACGILLGENKQYLVSSRLNKLMEQQGIKSLGELVQRIQTQPRSGLREQVVDAMTTNETLWFRDTYPFEVLKNKVLPEAIKAAPNQRLRIWSAACSSGQEPYSLSMSIDEFERTNIGQLKMGVQIVATDLSGSMLTNCKTGEYDSLAIGRGLSADRLQRYFDPKGPGRWVIKAPIKNRVEFRSFNLLDSYASLGKFDIVFCRNVLIYFSAEVKKDILLRIHSTLKPGGYLFLGASEALNGLPDHYQMVQCSPGIIYQAK from the coding sequence TTGTCTACGGGTAATTTGGATTTCGAACAGTTCCGGGTCTTCCTGGAAAAAGCCTGTGGCATTTTGCTCGGTGAAAACAAGCAGTACCTGGTGTCGAGCCGTCTCAACAAACTGATGGAGCAGCAAGGCATCAAGTCCCTGGGTGAGCTGGTTCAGCGCATCCAGACCCAGCCGCGCAGCGGTTTGCGCGAGCAGGTGGTCGATGCCATGACGACCAACGAAACCCTGTGGTTTCGCGACACCTATCCGTTTGAAGTCTTGAAGAACAAGGTGCTGCCCGAGGCGATCAAGGCTGCTCCCAACCAGCGTCTGCGGATCTGGTCGGCGGCCTGCTCGTCGGGTCAGGAACCCTATTCGCTGTCGATGTCGATCGATGAGTTCGAGCGGACCAACATCGGCCAGTTGAAGATGGGCGTGCAGATCGTTGCCACCGATCTGTCCGGCAGCATGCTGACCAACTGCAAGACCGGCGAGTACGACAGCCTGGCGATCGGCCGCGGTCTGTCCGCCGATCGCCTGCAGCGCTATTTCGACCCGAAGGGGCCGGGACGCTGGGTGATCAAGGCGCCGATCAAGAACCGGGTGGAGTTCCGCTCGTTCAACCTGCTCGACAGCTACGCAAGCCTGGGCAAGTTCGACATCGTGTTCTGCCGCAACGTGCTGATCTACTTCTCCGCCGAGGTGAAGAAGGACATCCTGTTGCGCATTCACAGCACGCTGAAGCCGGGCGGTTATCTGTTCCTTGGCGCTTCCGAGGCGCTGAACGGTCTGCCGGATCATTACCAGATGGTTCAGTGCAGCCCGGGGATCATCTACCAGGCGAAGTGA
- a CDS encoding chemotaxis protein CheV, producing MAGVMDSVNQRTQLVGQNRLELLLFRLDGQQLYGINVFKVREVLQCPQLTVMPKSSPVVCGVANIRGATIPILDLAMATGSGALKDKNSPFVIITEYNTKTQGFLVRSVERIVNMNWEEIHPPPKGTGRDHYLTAVTRVDNQLVEIIDVEKVLAEVAPTPEAISVGVVDVETQSKALSLRVLTVDDSSVARKQVTRCLQTVGVEVVALNDGKQALDYLRKLVDEGKKPEEEFLMMISDIEMPEMDGYTLTAEIRSDPRMQKLHIILHTSLSGVFNQAMVKKVGADDFLAKFRPDDLASRVVDRIKAADIS from the coding sequence ATGGCTGGTGTAATGGATTCGGTGAACCAGCGCACGCAACTGGTGGGGCAGAATCGCCTGGAGCTGTTGTTGTTCCGTCTCGACGGCCAGCAGCTCTACGGGATCAACGTGTTCAAGGTTCGGGAAGTGCTGCAATGCCCGCAACTGACGGTGATGCCCAAGTCCAGTCCTGTCGTGTGCGGGGTGGCGAATATCCGGGGGGCGACCATTCCGATCCTTGATCTGGCGATGGCGACCGGCTCCGGTGCTTTGAAAGACAAGAACAGTCCGTTCGTGATCATCACGGAATACAACACCAAGACCCAGGGTTTCCTGGTGCGCTCGGTGGAACGTATCGTGAACATGAACTGGGAAGAGATTCATCCGCCGCCCAAGGGCACCGGACGCGATCATTACCTGACCGCTGTGACTCGGGTCGACAATCAGTTAGTCGAAATCATCGACGTCGAGAAGGTGCTGGCGGAAGTCGCGCCGACACCGGAAGCGATTTCGGTCGGCGTGGTGGATGTCGAGACCCAGAGCAAGGCGTTGTCGCTGCGGGTGCTGACGGTCGATGACTCGTCGGTGGCGCGCAAGCAGGTGACGCGTTGCCTGCAGACGGTCGGCGTCGAAGTGGTGGCGTTGAACGACGGCAAGCAGGCGCTGGATTACCTGCGCAAGCTGGTCGACGAGGGCAAGAAGCCGGAAGAAGAGTTCCTGATGATGATCTCCGACATCGAAATGCCGGAGATGGACGGGTACACCCTGACGGCCGAGATCCGCAGCGACCCTCGCATGCAAAAGCTTCATATCATCCTGCATACTTCGTTGTCGGGTGTGTTCAATCAGGCGATGGTCAAGAAAGTCGGTGCCGATGACTTCCTGGCCAAGTTCCGTCCTGATGACCTGGCATCCCGGGTAGTCGACCGGATCAAAGCAGCAGATATCAGCTAA
- the flgA gene encoding flagellar basal body P-ring formation chaperone FlgA, which produces MNAQTTFFRRLTSPLRRGLCAMSAVCLFFAGNPAGADAVTLPDMLIGVTQGFLEFTVEDYLATSQTEGRYEIEVNQLDPRMRMPMCDKELTATLESPARPLGRVTVKVRCEGASPWTVFVPAQVRLFREIVTTTRPLKRAGIIEPQDVTLRERDVSTINQGFLTSVDEAIGQKLTRPTVADQVITLVHLEQAEVVRKGDQVVITARSGTLAVRMPGEALSNGGLKEQIRVKNLNSQRVIKAQVIAPGQVEVAM; this is translated from the coding sequence ATGAACGCTCAAACGACATTTTTCCGACGCCTGACATCTCCCCTCCGCAGAGGGCTTTGCGCGATGTCCGCCGTTTGCCTGTTTTTCGCTGGCAACCCTGCCGGTGCTGATGCGGTTACCTTGCCTGACATGCTTATCGGCGTCACTCAGGGCTTTCTTGAATTCACCGTAGAAGACTATCTGGCTACCAGTCAAACGGAAGGCCGTTATGAAATCGAGGTCAACCAGCTCGATCCACGCATGCGCATGCCTATGTGCGACAAGGAATTGACAGCGACATTGGAGAGTCCGGCACGCCCTCTAGGCCGTGTCACGGTCAAGGTCCGCTGCGAAGGCGCCTCCCCATGGACGGTGTTCGTCCCCGCTCAAGTCCGCCTGTTTCGCGAGATTGTCACCACCACGCGGCCACTCAAACGCGCCGGCATCATCGAGCCTCAGGACGTGACCTTGCGCGAGCGCGACGTCAGCACGATCAATCAGGGTTTCCTGACGTCGGTGGATGAGGCCATCGGACAGAAATTGACCCGACCAACGGTAGCCGATCAAGTCATTACCCTGGTCCACCTGGAACAGGCCGAAGTGGTTCGCAAGGGCGATCAAGTGGTGATCACCGCCCGCAGCGGTACCCTCGCCGTCCGGATGCCGGGCGAAGCCTTGTCCAACGGTGGCCTGAAAGAACAGATTCGGGTGAAAAACCTCAATTCCCAACGGGTTATCAAGGCACAGGTTATCGCGCCCGGTCAGGTGGAAGTGGCCATGTGA
- the flgM gene encoding flagellar biosynthesis anti-sigma factor FlgM produces MVIDFSRLNSSSSLTGSTRTSNAKETAETGTSAPLNTPAEQASTAKSGESVHLSNEAQQLQKVTDKLRDQPAVDKARVAELKAAIADGSYKVDSNRVASKLLNFEAQR; encoded by the coding sequence ATGGTCATCGATTTCAGCCGTTTGAACAGCTCCTCGTCACTTACGGGCAGTACACGTACCAGCAACGCCAAGGAAACCGCCGAAACCGGCACCTCCGCGCCGCTGAATACCCCGGCCGAACAGGCCAGTACCGCAAAAAGCGGGGAATCGGTACACCTCAGCAATGAGGCTCAACAGTTGCAGAAGGTCACTGACAAGCTGCGCGATCAGCCTGCCGTCGACAAAGCCCGCGTGGCCGAGTTGAAAGCAGCGATTGCCGATGGCAGCTATAAAGTCGACAGCAACCGTGTAGCCAGCAAACTGCTCAATTTCGAAGCCCAGCGCTAG
- a CDS encoding flagella synthesis protein FlgN, whose translation MHDTNLLQLITDDFAPAQQLLELLQTESLALHGRDMPLLEEILARKQALIILLEQHGRKRSEILASLNLSLDRAGLEQLASQSSIGDQLLSQSDVLTDLIAQCQAANVKNGQSIVMQQAATANQLKILTGGEPPALYDASGTFSKLQKPRALSQA comes from the coding sequence ATGCACGACACTAATTTATTGCAACTGATCACCGACGACTTTGCTCCAGCTCAACAATTGCTGGAGTTACTGCAAACCGAGTCTCTCGCCTTGCACGGTCGCGACATGCCTCTGCTGGAAGAAATTCTGGCGCGCAAGCAGGCATTGATCATTCTGCTCGAACAGCATGGCCGCAAGCGCAGTGAAATCCTCGCCAGTCTCAATCTTTCGCTCGACCGCGCCGGCCTGGAACAACTGGCCAGCCAGTCGAGCATCGGCGACCAGTTGCTGAGCCAGAGCGATGTCCTGACCGACCTGATTGCCCAGTGCCAGGCGGCCAACGTCAAGAACGGCCAGTCGATCGTCATGCAGCAGGCCGCCACGGCCAATCAGCTGAAAATCCTCACCGGCGGCGAGCCTCCTGCGCTCTACGATGCCAGTGGCACCTTCTCCAAACTGCAGAAACCGCGCGCGCTCAGCCAGGCGTGA
- a CDS encoding flagellar brake protein, translating into MSNVLSADDAPQPPKVLTTPLEISSNLRQLQESHDPLIITFHERSQRFQSYLIEVDRENGSIKLDEMIPRDGERFLEAGEPFKVEGFHDGVRIAWECTGTLSIKDSDGDRFYTGALPTEVVYHQRRNAFRAALKLTDLVSVVLGGEKLKAPIDGKLLDISATGCKLRFEGDITDRLQLGQVYDRLIAAPLFGNQPTSVELRYLHFEEKLNITFAGLRFHNISGPAARNVERFVYQLQREARRFDKDDL; encoded by the coding sequence GTGTCCAACGTCCTCAGCGCGGATGATGCTCCGCAGCCCCCAAAGGTGCTCACCACACCTCTGGAAATCTCCAGTAACCTGCGCCAGCTGCAAGAAAGCCATGATCCGCTGATCATCACCTTCCACGAGCGCAGCCAGCGCTTCCAGAGCTACCTGATTGAAGTCGATCGCGAGAACGGTTCGATCAAGCTTGATGAAATGATCCCGCGCGACGGCGAACGTTTTCTGGAAGCAGGCGAACCGTTCAAGGTTGAGGGCTTTCACGATGGCGTGCGCATTGCCTGGGAATGTACAGGGACGCTCAGCATCAAGGATTCCGACGGCGACCGCTTCTACACCGGTGCTTTGCCGACCGAAGTGGTTTATCACCAGCGCCGCAATGCCTTCCGCGCCGCCCTGAAGCTGACGGATCTGGTCAGCGTCGTGCTCGGTGGCGAAAAGCTCAAGGCACCGATCGACGGCAAACTGCTGGATATCTCCGCCACCGGCTGCAAACTGCGTTTCGAAGGTGACATCACCGACCGCCTGCAACTGGGCCAGGTCTATGATCGCCTGATCGCCGCGCCGTTGTTCGGCAACCAACCGACCTCGGTCGAGCTGCGTTACCTGCACTTCGAAGAAAAACTCAACATCACCTTCGCCGGCCTGCGCTTTCACAACATCAGCGGCCCGGCGGCCCGCAACGTCGAGCGTTTCGTTTATCAACTGCAACGCGAAGCGCGTCGGTTCGATAAAGACGATCTCTGA